From one Maniola jurtina chromosome 5, ilManJurt1.1, whole genome shotgun sequence genomic stretch:
- the LOC123865433 gene encoding non-canonical poly(A) RNA polymerase protein Trf4-1-like yields MDPYVGWYQPEQEGPAKRLWLRIWETQSETDKMNLKNLENANPNVNKAPDFIPLNEVNGESRNNNYFNPTRRKANDNRASTFNLNQNHDALIGEYGGCPWRVPNYHYKPGILGLHEEIEHFYMYMSPTETEHLVRSTVVNRIRGAILSLWPQARVEVFGSFRTGLYLPTSDIDLVVIGQWEKLPLWTLERELVVQDIAEKESIKVLEKATVPIVKMTDKYSDVKVDISFNMSSGVKSAELIKQFKDKYPVLSRLVMVLKQFLLQRDLNEVFTGGISSYSLILMCISFLQLHPRPERLRQPHNLGVLLIEFFELYGRKFNYVKTAIRVRNGGSYVSKDDLQKEMNDGHRPSLLCIEDPLTAGNDIGRSSYGAIQVKQAFDYGYISLQQAVAPHNALLARHSVLGRVVRVTDHVLQYRRWVRDTFEPFFFPHRRAPSSRSRSPTPERSDSEPEWSDSARTSPPPLSALQCSSPTPRRVSAHQSLIIHHITSNSDFNNIPSGVMQQRYGAPNSNNNNNNNNNNNGGGASGDKGRAPRAFAAKQRRYHGSPPAPRHRADTQHRKKRRQFAAPR; encoded by the exons ATGGATCCCTACGTCGGGTGGTATCAGCCCGAGCAGGAAGGACCCGCGAAGCGCTTATGGCTTCGTATCTGGGAAACTCAAAGTGAAACAGACAAAATGAACCTCAAAAACTTAGAGAACGCTAACCCTAATGTGAATAAAGCACCGGACTTTATACCATTGAATGAAGTGAACGGTGAAAGTAGGAATAATAACTACTTCAATCCAACGCGGAGGAAAGCAAACGACAACCGCGCATCTACGTTTAACCTGAACCAAAACCACGATGCGCTCATAGGGGAGTACGGGGGCTGCCCTTGGCGGGTGCCCAATTACCACTACAAGCCCGGGATACTCGG GCTGCACGAAGAGATCGAGCACTTCTACATGTACATGTCGCCGACGGAGACGGAGCACCTGGTGCGCTCCACCGTCGTCAACCGCATCCGCGGCGCCATCCTGTCGCTGTGGCCGCAGGCGCGCGTCGAGGTGTTCGGCTCCTTCCGCACCGGCCTCTACCTGCCCACCAGCGACATCGACCTCGTGGTCATAG GCCAGTGGGAGAAGCTGCCGCTGTGGACGCTGGAGCGCGAGCTGGTGGTGCAGGACATCGCGGAGAAGGAGAGCATCAAGGTGCTGGAGAAGGCCACCGTGCCCATCGTCAAGATGACCGACAAGTACTCCGACGTTAAG GTTGACATCTCTTTCAACATGAGCAGCGGCGTCAAGAGTGCGGAGCTCATCAAGCAGTTCAAG GACAAGTACCCGGTGCTGTCGCGGCTGGTGATGGTGCTGAAGCAGTTCCTGCTGCAGCGCGACCTCAACGAGGTGTTCACGGGCGGCATCTCGTCGTACTCGCTGATCCTCATGTGCATCAGCTTCCTGCAGCTGCACCCGCGGCCCGAGCGCCTGCGCCAGCCGCACAACCTGGGCGTGCTGCTCATCGAGTTCTTCGAGCTGTACGGCCGCAAGTTCAACTACGTGAAGACGGCCATCCGCGTGCGCAACGGCGGCTCCTACGTCTCCAAGGACGACCTGCAGAAG GAGATGAACGACGGTCACCGGCCGTCGCTGCTGTGCATCGAGGACCCGCTGACGGCCGGCAACGACATCGGCCGCTCCAGCTACGGCGCCATACAAGTCAAGCAG GCGTTCGACTACGGCTACATCAGCCTGCAGCAGGCGGTGGCGCCGCACAACGCGCTGCTGGCGCGGCATAGCGTGCTGGGGCGCGTGGTGCGCGTCACGGACCACGTGCTGCAGTACCGGCGCTGGGTGCGCGACACCTTCGAGCCCTTCTTCTTCCCGCACCGCCGCGCGCCCTCCAGCCGCTCGCGCTCGCCCACGCCCGAGCGCTCCGACAGCGAGCCC GAGTGGTCGGACAGC gcgcgcACGTCGCCGCCGCCGCTGTCGGCGCTGCAGTGCTCATCGCCCACGCCGCGCCGCGTGTCCGCGCACCAGAGCCTCATCATCCACCACATCACCAGCAACTCCGACTTCAACAACATACCCTCAG GTGTGATGCAGCAGCGCTACGGCGCGCCCAAcagcaacaacaacaacaacaacaacaacaacaacaacggCGGCGGCGCGAGCGGCGACAAGggccgcgcgccgcgcgcctTCGCGGCCAAGCAGCGGCGCTACCACGgctcgccgcccgcgccgcgccaCCGCGCCGACACGCAGCACCGCAAGAAGCGGCGCCAGTTCGCGGCGCCGCGATGa
- the LOC123865432 gene encoding DNA ligase 1 isoform X1 produces MNIIKHFFTRRIVFSLSNRSLLTAVQALYSASFTPCVRTVPTNVLLNLRSMSQKSITSFFNITPKAKVKKENKDEPIPSSDTPSSNETTPVNGNAKKMKRSRSSSSDDEMKHETSPSPGSSGKKKKTKRQRIESWESEPGSPSQSSKEHEHTEVKLEKSEKPKTYDSPKNKKSKAQTKKCDAEKKVKEEKKSPPAKKSPKKDAKKSPAVNSYFTVKVEKKEGDSKSNGVEKENIENSDTTVKKVAEVDYNPAKAKYHPIDDACWSKGQEIPYLALAKTLEAIEATSARLKMVEILSNYLRSVMALTPDDLLPSIYLCLNQLAPAYHSLELGIAETYLMKAVGQCTGRTLAQMRAAAHKSGDLGQVAEQARATQRMMFAPPPLTVRRVLAALREVAVMTGQASVNKKISKIQSLYVACRHSEARYLIRSLEGKLRIGLAEQSLLQALALACAATPPAGEGAGELNVAADMGADKFKARVDEYALIIKTTYCECPNYELIVPVLLQHGVRALPDHCRLTPGIPLKPMLAHPTKGVHEVFNRFENEVFTCEWKYDGERAQIHVPGDDAPRLGHAAVYSRNQENNTSKYPDVLKRLPSLLKDTVKSCVLDCEAVAYDTANKQILPFQVLSTRKRKDASEEDIKVQVCVFVFDLLYLNGRALVREPLEERRKLLREHFNEVEGSWQMAVGRDCGSEEEVQQFLEEAVKGSCEGLMVKALRGDHSRYDIARRSHNWLKLKKDYLDGVGDTIDAVIVGAYHGRGKRAGVYGGFLLACYDPASEHYQSLCKIGTGFSDEDLNTLSELLTQHVIDAPRNYYMFSPSHEPDVWLSAACVVEVRCADLSLSPAHRAAIGLLHPDKGVSLRFPRFIRIRDDKAPEQATSAQQVAQLYAAQDQVKNSSDKQKQRDFDDFY; encoded by the exons atgaatataatcaaacatttttttacacgTAGAATAGTATTTTCACTAAGCAATCGGTCATTGTTAACCGCTGTTCAAGCTCTATACTCTGCCTCTTTTACCCCTTGTGTTAGGACAGTCCCTACAAATGTGTTACTGAACCTCAGAAGTATGTCTCAAAAAAGCATCACATCGTTCTTCAACATCACACCAAAGGCCAaagttaaaaaagaaaacaaagatGAA CCTATTCCATCATCAGATACTCCTTCCAGCAATGAAACCACACCAGTTAATGGAAATGCTAAG AAAATGAAACGATCAAGATCAAGTAGTAGCGATGATGAAATGAAGCATGAGACGTCTCCCTCACCGGGGAGCTCTGGAAAG aaaaagaaaacaaaacggCAGAGAATAGAAAGTTGGGAAAGTGAACCCGGCTCACCCAGCCAATCTAGTAAAGAACATGAGCACACTGAagtaaaactagaaaagagtgaGAAGCCTAAAACATATGACTCACCCAAAAACAAGAAATCCAAAGCACAAACTAAGAAATGTGATGcagaaaaaaaagtaaaagaagaaaagaaatcTCCCCCTGCAAAGAAAAGTCCGAAGAAAGATGCAAAGAAAAGTCCAGCAGTCAATAGTTATTTTACAGTGAAAGTGGAAAAGAAGGAGGGAGATAGCAAAAGTAATGGAGTTGAGAAAGAGAATATTGAAAATTCTGATACTACTGTTAAAAAAGTTGCAG AAGTGGATTACAACCCAGCTAAAGCCAAATACCATCCTATAGACGACGCATGCTGGTCCAAAGGGCAGGAGATCCCCTACCTGGCGCTGGCCAAGACCCTGGAGGCCATCGAGGCCACATCGGCGCGGCTCAAGATGGTGGAGATTCTGAGCAACTACTTACGGTCTGTGATGGCGCTCACTCCCGACGATTTGCTGCCCAGTATCTATTTGTGTTTGAATCAGTTGGCACCAGCGTACCATAGCCTGGAGCTAG GCATAGCGGAGACGTACCTGATGAAGGCGGTGGGGCAGTGCACGGGGCGCACGCTCGCGCAGATGCGCGCGGCGGCGCACAAGAGCGGCGACCTGGGGCAGGTGGCCGAGCAGGCGCGCGCCACGCAGCGCATGATGTTCGCGCCGCCGCCCTTGACTGTCCGCCGCGTGCTCGCCGCGCTCCGGGAAGTGGCCGTCATGACCG GCCAAGCATCAGTCAACAAGAAAATTAGCAAAATCCAATCACTATACGTGGCGTGCCGGCACTCTGAAGCTCGATACTTAATAAG GAGTCTGGAAGGCAAGCTGCGCATCGGGCTAGCGGAGCAGTCCCTGCTGCAGGCGCTGGCGCTGGCGTGCGCCGCCACGCCGCCCGCCGGGGAGGGCGCCGGCGAGCTCAATGTGGCTGCGGACATGGGCGCCGACAAGTTCAAG GCCCGTGTGGACGAATACGCGCTTATAATCAAGACGACGTACTGCGAGTGCCCGAACTACGAGCTGATAGTGCCGGTGCTGCTGCAGCACGGCGTGCGCGCGCTGCCCGACCACTGCCGCCTCACGCCCGGCATCCCGCTCAAACCCATGCTGGCGCACCCCACCAAGGGCGTCCATGAGGTGTTTAACCG GTTCGAGAACGAGGTGTTCACGTGCGAGTGGAAGTACGACGGCGAGCGCGCGCAGATCCACGTGCCCGGCGACGACGCGCCGCGGCTCGGCCACGCGGCCGTCTACAGCCGCAACCAGGAGAACAACACCAG CAAATACCCGGACGTGCTCAAACGTCTGCCGTCGCTGCTGAAGGACACAGTGAAGAGTTGCGTGCTGGACTGCGAGGCGGTGGCCTACGACACTGCCAACAAACAGATACTGCCTTTCCAG GTGTTATCGACGCGCAAGCGCAAGGACGCCTCCGAAGAGGACATCAAGGTGCAGGTGTGCGTGTTCGTGTTCGACCTGCTGTACCTCAACGGCCGCGCGTTGGTGCGAGAGCCACTCGAGGAGAGAAGGAAGTTGCTCAGGGAACACTTCAATGAGGTTGAAG GCTCGTGGCAGATGGCGGTGGGGCGCGACTGCGGCAGCGAGGAGGAGGTGCAGCAGTTCCTGGAGGAGGCCGTGAAGGGCTCGTGCGAGGGGCTCATGGTGAAGGCGCTGCGCGGCGACCACTCGCGCTACGACATCGCGCGGAGGTCGCACAACTGGCTCAAG CTGAAGAAGGACTACCTAGACGGCGTGGGCGACACCATCGACGCGGTGATCGTGGGCGCGTACCACGGGCGCGGCAAGCGCGCGGGCGTGTACGGGGGCTTCCTGCTGGCCTGCTACGACCCCGCCAGCGAGCACTACCAGAGCCTGTGCAAGATCGGCACCGGCTTCAGCGACGAGGACCTCAACACGCTCAGCGAGCTGCTCACGCAGCACGTCATCGACGCGCCAAGAAACTACTACAT GTTCTCCCCGTCGCACGAGCCGGACGTGTGGCTGAGCGCGGCGTGCGTGGTGGAGGTGCGCTGCGCGGACCTGTCGCTGTCGCCCGCGCACCGCGCCGCCATCGGCCTGCTGCATCCCGACAAGGGAGTGTCGCTGCGGTTCCCCAG GTTTATCCGCATCCGCGACGACAAGGCGCCGGAGCAGGCGACGTCGGCGCAGCAGGTGGCGCAGCTGTACGCGGCGCAGGACCAGGTCAAGAACTCCAGCGACAAGCAGAAGCAGCGCGACTTCGACGACTTCTATTAA
- the LOC123865432 gene encoding DNA ligase 1 isoform X2 — protein MSQKSITSFFNITPKAKVKKENKDEPIPSSDTPSSNETTPVNGNAKKMKRSRSSSSDDEMKHETSPSPGSSGKKKKTKRQRIESWESEPGSPSQSSKEHEHTEVKLEKSEKPKTYDSPKNKKSKAQTKKCDAEKKVKEEKKSPPAKKSPKKDAKKSPAVNSYFTVKVEKKEGDSKSNGVEKENIENSDTTVKKVAEVDYNPAKAKYHPIDDACWSKGQEIPYLALAKTLEAIEATSARLKMVEILSNYLRSVMALTPDDLLPSIYLCLNQLAPAYHSLELGIAETYLMKAVGQCTGRTLAQMRAAAHKSGDLGQVAEQARATQRMMFAPPPLTVRRVLAALREVAVMTGQASVNKKISKIQSLYVACRHSEARYLIRSLEGKLRIGLAEQSLLQALALACAATPPAGEGAGELNVAADMGADKFKARVDEYALIIKTTYCECPNYELIVPVLLQHGVRALPDHCRLTPGIPLKPMLAHPTKGVHEVFNRFENEVFTCEWKYDGERAQIHVPGDDAPRLGHAAVYSRNQENNTSKYPDVLKRLPSLLKDTVKSCVLDCEAVAYDTANKQILPFQVLSTRKRKDASEEDIKVQVCVFVFDLLYLNGRALVREPLEERRKLLREHFNEVEGSWQMAVGRDCGSEEEVQQFLEEAVKGSCEGLMVKALRGDHSRYDIARRSHNWLKLKKDYLDGVGDTIDAVIVGAYHGRGKRAGVYGGFLLACYDPASEHYQSLCKIGTGFSDEDLNTLSELLTQHVIDAPRNYYMFSPSHEPDVWLSAACVVEVRCADLSLSPAHRAAIGLLHPDKGVSLRFPRFIRIRDDKAPEQATSAQQVAQLYAAQDQVKNSSDKQKQRDFDDFY, from the exons ATGTCTCAAAAAAGCATCACATCGTTCTTCAACATCACACCAAAGGCCAaagttaaaaaagaaaacaaagatGAA CCTATTCCATCATCAGATACTCCTTCCAGCAATGAAACCACACCAGTTAATGGAAATGCTAAG AAAATGAAACGATCAAGATCAAGTAGTAGCGATGATGAAATGAAGCATGAGACGTCTCCCTCACCGGGGAGCTCTGGAAAG aaaaagaaaacaaaacggCAGAGAATAGAAAGTTGGGAAAGTGAACCCGGCTCACCCAGCCAATCTAGTAAAGAACATGAGCACACTGAagtaaaactagaaaagagtgaGAAGCCTAAAACATATGACTCACCCAAAAACAAGAAATCCAAAGCACAAACTAAGAAATGTGATGcagaaaaaaaagtaaaagaagaaaagaaatcTCCCCCTGCAAAGAAAAGTCCGAAGAAAGATGCAAAGAAAAGTCCAGCAGTCAATAGTTATTTTACAGTGAAAGTGGAAAAGAAGGAGGGAGATAGCAAAAGTAATGGAGTTGAGAAAGAGAATATTGAAAATTCTGATACTACTGTTAAAAAAGTTGCAG AAGTGGATTACAACCCAGCTAAAGCCAAATACCATCCTATAGACGACGCATGCTGGTCCAAAGGGCAGGAGATCCCCTACCTGGCGCTGGCCAAGACCCTGGAGGCCATCGAGGCCACATCGGCGCGGCTCAAGATGGTGGAGATTCTGAGCAACTACTTACGGTCTGTGATGGCGCTCACTCCCGACGATTTGCTGCCCAGTATCTATTTGTGTTTGAATCAGTTGGCACCAGCGTACCATAGCCTGGAGCTAG GCATAGCGGAGACGTACCTGATGAAGGCGGTGGGGCAGTGCACGGGGCGCACGCTCGCGCAGATGCGCGCGGCGGCGCACAAGAGCGGCGACCTGGGGCAGGTGGCCGAGCAGGCGCGCGCCACGCAGCGCATGATGTTCGCGCCGCCGCCCTTGACTGTCCGCCGCGTGCTCGCCGCGCTCCGGGAAGTGGCCGTCATGACCG GCCAAGCATCAGTCAACAAGAAAATTAGCAAAATCCAATCACTATACGTGGCGTGCCGGCACTCTGAAGCTCGATACTTAATAAG GAGTCTGGAAGGCAAGCTGCGCATCGGGCTAGCGGAGCAGTCCCTGCTGCAGGCGCTGGCGCTGGCGTGCGCCGCCACGCCGCCCGCCGGGGAGGGCGCCGGCGAGCTCAATGTGGCTGCGGACATGGGCGCCGACAAGTTCAAG GCCCGTGTGGACGAATACGCGCTTATAATCAAGACGACGTACTGCGAGTGCCCGAACTACGAGCTGATAGTGCCGGTGCTGCTGCAGCACGGCGTGCGCGCGCTGCCCGACCACTGCCGCCTCACGCCCGGCATCCCGCTCAAACCCATGCTGGCGCACCCCACCAAGGGCGTCCATGAGGTGTTTAACCG GTTCGAGAACGAGGTGTTCACGTGCGAGTGGAAGTACGACGGCGAGCGCGCGCAGATCCACGTGCCCGGCGACGACGCGCCGCGGCTCGGCCACGCGGCCGTCTACAGCCGCAACCAGGAGAACAACACCAG CAAATACCCGGACGTGCTCAAACGTCTGCCGTCGCTGCTGAAGGACACAGTGAAGAGTTGCGTGCTGGACTGCGAGGCGGTGGCCTACGACACTGCCAACAAACAGATACTGCCTTTCCAG GTGTTATCGACGCGCAAGCGCAAGGACGCCTCCGAAGAGGACATCAAGGTGCAGGTGTGCGTGTTCGTGTTCGACCTGCTGTACCTCAACGGCCGCGCGTTGGTGCGAGAGCCACTCGAGGAGAGAAGGAAGTTGCTCAGGGAACACTTCAATGAGGTTGAAG GCTCGTGGCAGATGGCGGTGGGGCGCGACTGCGGCAGCGAGGAGGAGGTGCAGCAGTTCCTGGAGGAGGCCGTGAAGGGCTCGTGCGAGGGGCTCATGGTGAAGGCGCTGCGCGGCGACCACTCGCGCTACGACATCGCGCGGAGGTCGCACAACTGGCTCAAG CTGAAGAAGGACTACCTAGACGGCGTGGGCGACACCATCGACGCGGTGATCGTGGGCGCGTACCACGGGCGCGGCAAGCGCGCGGGCGTGTACGGGGGCTTCCTGCTGGCCTGCTACGACCCCGCCAGCGAGCACTACCAGAGCCTGTGCAAGATCGGCACCGGCTTCAGCGACGAGGACCTCAACACGCTCAGCGAGCTGCTCACGCAGCACGTCATCGACGCGCCAAGAAACTACTACAT GTTCTCCCCGTCGCACGAGCCGGACGTGTGGCTGAGCGCGGCGTGCGTGGTGGAGGTGCGCTGCGCGGACCTGTCGCTGTCGCCCGCGCACCGCGCCGCCATCGGCCTGCTGCATCCCGACAAGGGAGTGTCGCTGCGGTTCCCCAG GTTTATCCGCATCCGCGACGACAAGGCGCCGGAGCAGGCGACGTCGGCGCAGCAGGTGGCGCAGCTGTACGCGGCGCAGGACCAGGTCAAGAACTCCAGCGACAAGCAGAAGCAGCGCGACTTCGACGACTTCTATTAA
- the LOC123865436 gene encoding histone-lysine N-methyltransferase SETMAR-like translates to MDTSKIRVIFEYEFRRGTNAAETACNINVAFGEGTANERTVRFWFKRFRDGNFDLKNEPRGRPPTQVNNNDLKEMVEADPRQTTQELAAWFNVTLPTILTHLRQINKIKKYEKWVPHDLTDLQKETRVETCVALLNRYRNEGILDRIVACDEKWILYDNGKRKMQWLTPGQTPQQCPKAKLTNKKVMVTFGGLSVVLFTIAFSDLVKQ, encoded by the coding sequence ATGGATACTTCGAAAATTCGTGTGATTTTTGAATACGAGTTCCGACGCGGAACTAACGCGGCAGAAACAGCTTGCAATATTAATGTTGCGTTTGGAGAGGGGACTGCTAATGAACGCACTGTGCGATTTTGGTTTAAACGCTTTCGTGATGGAAACTTCGATTTGAAGAACGAACCACGTGGAAGACCGCCCACACAGGTGAATAACAATGATTTGAAAGAGATGGTGGAAGCTGATCCGAGACAAACTACCCAGGAATTAGCGGCATGGTTTAACGTTACCTTACCAACAATATTGACTCATTTGcgtcaaatcaataaaataaaaaaatatgaaaaatgggTGCCTCATGATTTGACTGATCTGCAGAAAGAAACGCGTGTTGAAACTTGCGTTGCCTTGTTGAATCGATACAGAAATGAAGGAATATTGGATCGAATTGTGGcatgtgatgaaaaatggattctTTACGATAATGGTAAGCGGAAAATGCAATGGCTGACCCCAGGACAAACGCCGCAACAGTGTCCTAAAGCAAAACTTACCAATAAAAAGGTAATGGTAACGTTTGGTGGTCTCAGCGTGGTGTTATTCACTATAGCTTTCTCCGATCTGGTCAAGCAATAA